One Stigmatopora argus isolate UIUO_Sarg chromosome 19, RoL_Sarg_1.0, whole genome shotgun sequence genomic window, CTTTTCCGTGAATGTATTACTTAAGTTCACATTTcctggtttaaaaaaagcattcaattcaatttaccaTTTTCTGCAAAAAAGGTACCAAGGCaaaacatttgttgttttttcctcttgttAGAGTTCTGGACAAGCTCCCTGGGCACAACAAACTCCTCCTGCAACACTTTATCTGCGTCCTCTATCATGTACTTAAGAAATCCCACCAAAACAAGATGGATTCCTACAACTTGGCGGTGTGTACCGCCCCAACCTTGCTGCAGATGGAGGCCACGCCACTTGACGAGCAGAGGGAAACGATGAAAAGGGTAGGTACATAATGTTTGTAACATTGAGCCACGTGTTACTGAAAACCTTGAATCTTCTAATATACTATATTGAATGGTCCAGGTCACCGAGCTTACACAATTCCTGATTGAACACTACGACATTCTTGGAGAGAATATCCCACATCTTCTGGATACAGATGAAGGTGTGTTAATCATCATTTCTGGATGAAGATCCCAGCATAGATTTTGTAAACTTGTGAATAACATGCTAATCTAGTcaatttttgctttttgattTGTTTATATCCAAACTTTACTAGTTCCCAAGAGCTCAAACAAAtaatttcagtctttttttacGTTCTGTTGTTGTCTGCGGAGCCGATTTTAAGGAGCCAGCTTTGACAAAATAATGAGAAGTCTGCAATTTGCCCGTTACTTTGTACATAAAGTTAATGGAGTCTCTCTTTACAGATTCCGTGTCCTCTCATCTGCACGACTCAGCGTACGACAGCACCGATCCAGAAGGAGATGGCGAGGCCGGGGGAAGCGGGTCGTCTCCATCCCTCAATCTCAGCCTCACCGTTTCGACAGGCTCCTCCGATGCCATCTTCAACGTCAAGCCCGCCTTCAACCGTCGCTGCTCCGAACCCATCATCCTGCCCTCGGTGGATTTGTTCCACCTCCGCGGCTATTCGAGAAGCCACGAAGACTGCTCCGTTGAGAACTTTGCAGCGCGACCATTGAAAAAGCCGATCTCGGAAGATTCCTTCTGGCAGACCAGGCGACGGGAAGTCCAGCCTTTTGGTTTGTGCTCTAACATTCCCCGTCTTAGCTACACCCCGAATGAAGTCACAGGCTGCTCTACTTCTTCAATCGAGAGCACCGCCTCCAACCCATCCGAGGACTCGGTCTTTACCAACTCCCCGGCAGGCTCGCCACAATGCTCCAAGAAAACAGGCCATGACATCTTTGCTCCTCCGAGAGCTCACGACGATTCACTTGTGTTGATTTTGGATGAGATGAAGCGTTCCCACTCGTTAAAGGCAGCTTGTAAGGTCCTAATGCGTACACGGAGCTTAGGAGGCTTTGGTCGGACGAGCCTGAAGAAAGAGCGCCGAAATGGCAATTCATCGGCTTGCAAAACGCTCCGGGAGGACTCTCGAAGCCAAGTGCTCTCTCCTGCTGAACCCAAGCGACGGCCGCTGTCTGCCATTGAAGTGTTCCGGGAAGTAGACAGCAGGCTTCCCTGCAATCCGCCTCCGTACCAACAAGCGGTGCACACCGTGCCTCTTGGCCCACATTACACTTCTATGACTGTATACGATGCCATAGCTCTCGAGAGAAAATCCCGCCCTTCATCTTTGATTTACTCCTTACCGCCGAGCCACGCCGATGACAATTGCCTTGAAAGTTGGGCACGAGAGGCGCAAAACAAACGTGAGGCACTCAACTTCCGGCACAGGGCCACGTCCGAGTCCGCGTTCACGGCGGGTTATCAGGAGGCGCGATCACGGAGATGCAGCCAGCCTGTATTTGAGGAATTTCCCTATGCTAAAGAATCCTATGTTTGAATGACAGTATCATTCTATGTCCTCATACCACATGGTTTTAGGGCCACCACTCACGGTGTGTTCTACTTTTGGCCGGACTACGATTTCCTTCCAATTATTGTGCAGGAGAAGGATAATTTGCCCCTAATTATTCTCTCATGGTTCAATCACTTCACAATGAGACGTAACTTGGAAAGCCTCATCACAAAAAGACTGTGTTCCTAGGGTGCAGTCATTAAAAATTAACtttgaaatgttgaaaaaagtTATTGTGCCTCCGCTTAAGCTCTGTTGGAGAAATTGATGTTCATATAATACAATTTTGATTGCCCTCAGATTTCCGTGCTGTATATCACGTATGTATAGTATGTATACTTACATACCATTCCAGAGTAGTACCATTATAgagtacatgtatatgtgtagaTAAATTTAGTGTACACTGTCAAATCAAGCTATATGAGTATGTTGTATTTAATGCAGGATAGTACAAAAGGTTTTTGGCTACCTCAAGCTGTGGTGTTTGAATTAGTGGTATTTTTATATTGCAATACTATAGCACTTTATTATGTGCATGCTTTTAGCAAATAGCTGTCAGTTAGGCCATCTTCTTTGAAGGTATCTgagtattttcatgtttttgacaAATAAGGGTACTACACAGGGGTCACTTCATTGTTTGTATCATCTGCTTGAATGTAGTAGTGAAGTCTAATAGGAACTTAATggtatgatcattttcacagTGCTAAGGAACACTATAAATATTGCCTTGGACTTTTGCACACAACTTCAACAGATAGAAATACAAAAGTAATTTGATTCTCATACTGTGTGTTTTGATCGCTTTTTGTAATGAGTGACCTTATTTCACTACATTAAATCACTTTGGCGATGGTAAGATTTTTTCACTTGTTACCTATGAGTGGAGCAAGACATCAAAATACTCCTTAATTTTCGAACTGAAAAGAAAATGCTAAGATCATCTTAGTTGATATGCTTGTTATGCAATAAAGTGAC contains:
- the tagapb gene encoding T cell activation RhoGTPase activating protein b, which encodes MITLFFAFYLQPHGTLRGGSPSQIANMDSLLFGGNTMRRGSYDDAAASLRPNIRNMAQRRRSAPSLVLGKALGIPWSPIREETSCWVSVEHSPFVHGLTSENGQLLLDESVHVIEGSKTKNRHLFLFRDIVVFAKLKSSFSYRLKYRVKLEDLWLHVFPDENQHNNGTTIDEDLNLTLALAWGFTFCLVCFCSPEVKARWFEILHSKTQEARARAGCVSSCPDILMKMLGGMTASKNLLGGGMEEVFVNLDGDVNGSAMSHLSYNQEEKLMQASKWNLVRKLKKGSSFISKAASSDAKTQLFGRPLCQVCPDDKTLPKPIMEILVLLRKRGPSTEGVFRKPCNNKNMRDVRERLNSGLEVELEAQPVSLLVGLLKSFLKELPESLLINELYNEWIIALKREETQQREHDLRRVLDKLPGHNKLLLQHFICVLYHVLKKSHQNKMDSYNLAVCTAPTLLQMEATPLDEQRETMKRVTELTQFLIEHYDILGENIPHLLDTDEDSVSSHLHDSAYDSTDPEGDGEAGGSGSSPSLNLSLTVSTGSSDAIFNVKPAFNRRCSEPIILPSVDLFHLRGYSRSHEDCSVENFAARPLKKPISEDSFWQTRRREVQPFGLCSNIPRLSYTPNEVTGCSTSSIESTASNPSEDSVFTNSPAGSPQCSKKTGHDIFAPPRAHDDSLVLILDEMKRSHSLKAACKVLMRTRSLGGFGRTSLKKERRNGNSSACKTLREDSRSQVLSPAEPKRRPLSAIEVFREVDSRLPCNPPPYQQAVHTVPLGPHYTSMTVYDAIALERKSRPSSLIYSLPPSHADDNCLESWAREAQNKREALNFRHRATSESAFTAGYQEARSRRCSQPVFEEFPYAKESYV